In Naumovozyma castellii chromosome 1, complete genome, one DNA window encodes the following:
- the MRPL10 gene encoding mitochondrial 54S ribosomal protein uL15m (ancestral locus Anc_3.77), with translation MLSLHLPKWGFRLSPPIIRHVSILNELKPSLGSTKSFKRLGRGPSSNKGKTSGRGQKGQKARGKVKSWFEGGQTPIYKLFPKVGFTNVHSKPLNELNLERIQWFHDKGRLNLKEGETLDMRLMKKLGLVTGSIKHGVKILARGAFKYNLPISIEASRATEGAIQTIEKAGGKFTAKYFNTLGLRAHLAPQWFLNKRGRIPLQARPTKRKQIEFYSDESRRGYLIMENHKFLQQLRETQEKGSVHSITRSTKKSALEIQLEKLSEKSRNLPISTRSRVVGLPNSK, from the coding sequence ATGCTTTCGCTACATTTACCCAAATGGGGATTCAGGTTATCGCCTCCAATTATTCGTCACGTTTCTATCCTGAACGAACTGAAACCGTCTCTAGGCTCTACCAAGTCCTTTAAAAGATTAGGTCGTGGTCCATCAAGTAATAAAGGTAAGACATCAGGACGTGGTCAGAAGGGTCAAAAGGCAAGAGGGAAAGTGAAGTCCTGGTTTGAAGGTGGTCAAACTCCtatttataaattatttCCAAAAGTTGGGTTCACAAATGTTCATTCTAAACctttaaatgaattgaatttggaaagaattcAATGGTTTCATGATAAGGGaagattgaatttgaaagaggGTGAAACTTTGGATATGCgattaatgaagaaattaggTTTGGTTACAGGATCCATTAAACATGGTGTAAAAATCTTAGCAAGGGGTGCATTCAAGTATAATTTACCAATAAGTATTGAAGCATCAAGAGCCACAGAGGGGGCAATTcaaactattgaaaaagcTGGAGGCAAATTTACagcaaaatattttaatacaTTAGGATTAAGAGCGCATTTGGCACCACAATGgtttttgaataaaagAGGAAGGATACCCCTACAGGCAAGACCAACAAAGagaaaacaaattgaattttaCAGTGATGAAAGTAGAAGGGGTTATTTAATTATGGAGAATCACAAATTTTTGCAGCAATTGCGTGAGACACAGGAAAAGGGTTCGGTGCATTCGATTACCAGATCAACTAAAAAGAGTGCACTAGAAATCCAACTGGAGAAACTTTCAGAAAAAAGCAGAAACTTACCAATATCAACGAGGTCAAGGGTGGTAGGTTTgccaaattcaaaatag
- the NCAS0A09820 gene encoding N-acetyltransferase family protein, whose amino-acid sequence MSEEKIIVRPVSLNDEEDWKRLWKHYQEHYEVHLSEEVAERNFKNFLEPGVEMWAAIAINTETGVPIGMVNYLHHLTTWDIRGKMLLHDLFVEEGSRIKGVGRKLMEYVFHEADKMGIEIVYWTTDHYNHRAQLLYTKIGHKNSKVIYER is encoded by the coding sequence ATGTCCGAAGAGAAGATCATCGTTAGACCAGTGTCcttaaatgatgaagaagattggAAAAGGTTATGGAAACACTACCAGGAACATTATGAGGTACATCTCTCTGAAGAAGTAGCTGAACGCAActtcaagaattttttaGAACCAGGTGTTGAGATGTGGGCTGCCATTGCAATCAATACTGAGACGGGCGTTCCGATTGGTATGGTGAATTACCTCCATCATTTAACTACTTGGGATATTAGGGGAAAAATGCTACTTCACGATCTTTTTGTGGAAGAAGGGTCTAGAATTAAGGGAGTGGGAAGGAAACTAATGGAATATGTTTTTCATGAAGCAGACAAAATGGGGATTGAAATAGTTTATTGGACTACCGACCATTATAACCACAGAGCGCAATTATTATATACCAAGATAGGGCACAAAAACTCAAAAGTTATATATGAAAGGTAA
- the CUS2 gene encoding U2 snRNP complex subunit CUS2 (ancestral locus Anc_3.74), whose protein sequence is MDKDELELKEHLKAIKKEALEKRKKEIIKRKQGSQHSRESSAIYVSNISKHTSQLDLITLFSKYGKIRRTREEALNCKMYQDEKGNFKGDALVVYEKPESVQLAIDMVDGTIFNKSTIKVERAQFEDNKRKLDDVDSAAEDPPNKKIKSEDPVTSAHGKDNIPEETNKQDGEDGNVNEEEKTVILANVLGVHQKYSSEEIDDITDDILGGCSSIGTVQSLKIDINSDEAKVVFATVEDAIKCKLQMNGRFFDGRELVAYMLSDDGDDGTQNINTENADTDLIE, encoded by the coding sequence atgGATAAAGATGAACTTGAGTTGAAGGAACATCTAAAAGCTATAAAGAAGGAAGCACTTGAAAAACggaagaaggaaattattaagaGGAAACAAGGTTCTCAACACAGTCGAGAATCTTCAGCCATCTACGTCTCCAATATCTCAAAGCACACAAGCCAACTAGATTTAATTACATTATTCTCTAAGTATGGTAAGATAAGGCGCACGAGAGAGGAAGCCCTAAATTGTAAAATGTATCAGGATGAGAAAGGGAACTTTAAAGGGGATGCTTTGGTGGTATATGAAAAGCCAGAAAGTGTTCAACTTGCTATCGATATGGTGGACGGtacaatatttaataaatcaacTATAAAGGTCGAACGCGCCCAATTTGAGGACAATAAAAGGAAGCTAGATGATGTAGATTCGGCAGCAGAGGATCCtccaaataaaaaaataaagagTGAAGATCCTGTAACTTCTGCTCATGGAAAGGATAATATACCGGAAGAAACGAATAAACAAGATGGGGAAGATGGGAATGTCAATGAGGAGGAAAAAACTGTCATATTGGCGAACGTACTGGGAGTCCACCAAAAGTACAGTTCTGAGGAGATAGATGACATAACTGATGATATTTTAGGTGGCTGTTCCTCAATTGGCACTGTGCAGTCACTAAAAATAGATATCAATAGTGATGAGGCGAAAGTTGTTTTTGCCACGGTCGAGGACGCAATCAAATGTAAGTTGCAAATGAATGGAAGATTTTTTGATGGAAGGGAATTGGTAGCATATATGTTATCagatgatggtgatgatgggactcaaaatatcaatacTGAAAATGCCGACACAGATCTTATagaataa